The Geminicoccaceae bacterium SCSIO 64248 genomic interval TTTCCCCCTTGTCTCTATCTCCGACCGCCAACGGCAGCCGATGCCGTCAGTGAACTGGGTCGGGACTGTCCATCACGGCTTGCCAAAAGACCTTCTTCCCTTCACGGCAAGGCCGAACGGCGACTACCTCGCGTTTCTCGGACGCATCTCTATCGAGAAGCGCCCCGACCGCGCCATTGAGATCGCGACGCGCGCCGGCATGCGCTTGAAGATCGCGGCCAAGATCGATCCGGCGGATCAGACCTACTGGAACGAGGTTATTCACCCGCTGATCGCGAGCCATCCCAACGTCGAATTCATCGGCGAAATCAATGAGAGGCAGAAAGCTGAATTCTTGGGGAATGCCCGGGCGCTGCTCTTTCCGATCGATTGGCCTGAACCCTTTGGCCTTGTCATGGTCGAGGCGCTCGCGTGCGGTACGCCCGTGATCGCTTTCGATCACGGCTCTGTGTCGGAAGTGATCGACGACGCCGTGACAGGGTTTGTCGTGAGCGATGTGAGCGAGGCTGTCACCGCGATCCACCATCTTGACAAGCTCGATCGGCGAGAGATTCGGACGGTATTCGAAGAGCGCTTCACGGTTGAGCGCATGACGCACGACTATCTTGACATCTACTATGGCTTGTCGCGTGGGTGGCGCACCTCAATACGCCCTCCGTTCCTTGGCTCCGGCGGACAAGGCATAAGTCTGCGCGCTGTCACCTGAGCCCACCGGATCGATCATGCGAGATGGTGAAGGTCACCCCGTGGCGGCGACCACCGTTGTGGCGCCAAGAGCGCAATTCTTCATTCCGGCCACCGCCTCACTGCAGGAGCGACGGCCACGCACGCTTAAGCACGGCGACACGTTCGCGGTATTCGATCCCAATGGGGATGCGATTGCGGGACCTGGCAGTCCCGAGGGTGTCTTTCATCGCGACACCCGGCATCTGTCGCACCTTTATCTGACGATCGACGATGTCCGACCGATGCTGTTGTCGTCCACGCTGCGAGATGACAACGCGACACTCACCTGTGACCTGACCAACCCGGATCTGCTTGCTTCACAGGACCGTCTGGCGCTCGAGCATGACCTCATTCATCTGCGTCGATCCCGCTTCCTCTGGAACGGAGCCTGTCACGAGCGCCTGGCGATCCGCAATTTTGACGATCGTCGACATCGGATCACGGTGAGCATCGGCTTTGCTGCGGACTTTGCCGACTTGTTCGAAGTGCGCGGCGTAAGGCGGGAGCAGCGAGGCGAAGCGCTCCCCCCAGTCCTGTCCACCGATCGCGTAACCCTGGCCTATCGCGGGCTCGATGGTCTTCGGCGGCAGACAGTGCTGCGGTTCGACCCCGTGCCAACGATACTGGCGGTCGATCACGCACGCTTCGTGCTCGATCTTGCCCCGAAGCAGGCACACACGCTGGTCCTCGAGATCAGCTTCGGGACAAGGCAAAGCGATCTCGCGCCACGACAGACGTTCTTGAGCGCATTGCGTTCGGCGCGGCGGGCACTACGGGCGTCATCCTCTCGCGCTGCGGCGATCGAGTCATCGAACGATATCTTCAATGAGGCGATACGGCGCTCGATCTCTGATTTGTACATGCTGATCACGGACAAGCCCGAAGGTCCCTATCCCTACGCCGGCATCCCATGGTTCAGCACCGTCTTCGGCCGGGATGCTTTGATTACCGCGCTCGAGACCCTTTGGGTGGATCCATTGCTGGCGCGTGGTGTGCTGAGGCACCTGGCCGCGAACCAGGCGACCGCGCTTGATCCGGGCGCCGACGCTGAGCCCGGCAAGATCCTCCATGAGATGCGCTACGGCGAGATGGCCGAGCTCAGGGAGGTGCCGTTCCAACGCTACTATGGCAGCATCGATTCGACGCCCCTCTTCGTCATGTTAGCCGGTGCGTATTGGGGGAGAACGGGAGACGTCGCCACCGTGCAAGCTCTGTGGCCTCACGTCGAGGCCGCGCTCGGATGGATCGACGCGTATGGCGATCGCGACGGTGATGGCTTCATCGAGTATGACCGGATGACAGACGGGGGCCTTCGCAATCAAGGCTGGAAAGACAGCCATGACTCCATCTTCCATCAAGATGGTCGTCTCGCTGAGGCACCGATCGCGCTGGCGGAGGTGCAGGCCTATACCTATGGAGCCTTCAGGGCTGCAGCATCGCTCGCTCGCGCGCTCGGCAAGCCTACGCGCGCGAGCGAGCTGGATCAACGCGCCGACCGTTTGCGCGCTACGTTCGATCAGGCATTCTTCGACGAAGAGCTTGGCACGTACGTTCTTGCGCTTGATGGCAACAAGCGTCCTTGCCGTGTTCGTGCTTCCAACGCTGGGCATGTACTGCTGACCGGACTTGCGTGCTCAGAGCGTGCGCCCATGGTCGTGCGGACGTTGATGGCGCCCGAAGCGTTCTGCGGCTGGGGTGTCCGAACGGTGGCCACGAGTGCGGCTCGGTACAATCCGATGAGCTATCACAATGGCTCTGTCTGGCCGCACGACAACGCGCTGATTGCGGCTGGCCTCGCACGCTACGGGTTCAAGCGAGAGGCAGCCCGCATCTTTGAGGGGCTGTTCGATGCTTCGACCTATATCGATCTTCGACGCCTGCCGGAGCTTTTTTGTGGGTTTGCGCGTCAGGGCACGCAGGCCCCGACCTTCTATCCTGTTGCTTGCACGCCGCAGGCCTGGGCTGCAGCCGCGCCGCTCCTCATGCTTCAAGCGTGCCTTGGTCTCAGTCTTGACGCTAAGAATGCGCAGGTCACCTTCGATGAGCCGATACTACCACGCTTCCTGGACGAGATTAAAATCCGGCATCTCGCCTTGGACGGCGAGAGCGTCAGTGTGTCTC includes:
- a CDS encoding glycosyltransferase family 4 protein, whose amino-acid sequence is MKIAQIAPLAECCPPRLYGGTERIVSYLTEELVRQGQDVTLFASGDSQTSARLVPCCDIALRLDPAVKDPLPYHMLMLEEVRKRVAEFDVLHFHIDLLHYPLSRGFANKVVTTLHGRLDLPDLYPFYKAFPDFPLVSISDRQRQPMPSVNWVGTVHHGLPKDLLPFTARPNGDYLAFLGRISIEKRPDRAIEIATRAGMRLKIAAKIDPADQTYWNEVIHPLIASHPNVEFIGEINERQKAEFLGNARALLFPIDWPEPFGLVMVEALACGTPVIAFDHGSVSEVIDDAVTGFVVSDVSEAVTAIHHLDKLDRREIRTVFEERFTVERMTHDYLDIYYGLSRGWRTSIRPPFLGSGGQGISLRAVT
- a CDS encoding amylo-alpha-1,6-glucosidase, which produces MAATTVVAPRAQFFIPATASLQERRPRTLKHGDTFAVFDPNGDAIAGPGSPEGVFHRDTRHLSHLYLTIDDVRPMLLSSTLRDDNATLTCDLTNPDLLASQDRLALEHDLIHLRRSRFLWNGACHERLAIRNFDDRRHRITVSIGFAADFADLFEVRGVRREQRGEALPPVLSTDRVTLAYRGLDGLRRQTVLRFDPVPTILAVDHARFVLDLAPKQAHTLVLEISFGTRQSDLAPRQTFLSALRSARRALRASSSRAAAIESSNDIFNEAIRRSISDLYMLITDKPEGPYPYAGIPWFSTVFGRDALITALETLWVDPLLARGVLRHLAANQATALDPGADAEPGKILHEMRYGEMAELREVPFQRYYGSIDSTPLFVMLAGAYWGRTGDVATVQALWPHVEAALGWIDAYGDRDGDGFIEYDRMTDGGLRNQGWKDSHDSIFHQDGRLAEAPIALAEVQAYTYGAFRAAASLARALGKPTRASELDQRADRLRATFDQAFFDEELGTYVLALDGNKRPCRVRASNAGHVLLTGLACSERAPMVVRTLMAPEAFCGWGVRTVATSAARYNPMSYHNGSVWPHDNALIAAGLARYGFKREAARIFEGLFDASTYIDLRRLPELFCGFARQGTQAPTFYPVACTPQAWAAAAPLLMLQACLGLSLDAKNAQVTFDEPILPRFLDEIKIRHLALDGESVSVSLKRSGRHVVVDVLERKGVLRVLTRT